A stretch of Lathyrus oleraceus cultivar Zhongwan6 chromosome 6, CAAS_Psat_ZW6_1.0, whole genome shotgun sequence DNA encodes these proteins:
- the LOC127095073 gene encoding translocon-associated protein subunit alpha, producing the protein MALINKFWILSILLFLIASPLLQVVRCQSDEATENAGEVSDIGIVGDETDDAQDFADGGFPSAPGVDTICVFPKNIARLVKGGEEAELLVGLKKNGQSSLNVVAIKASVHLPFDRHLLVQNLVVQVFNYGSVPSSAQASFPYIFSVSKFLQPGPFDLVGTIVYEMDQHPYQNTFYNGTIEVVKPGVLFSMESVFLFTLGTALLVLLGLWINGRIQNLKKPELLHLPEEQP; encoded by the coding sequence ATGGCACTCATCAACAAATTCTGGATTCTCTCCATCCTTCTCTTCCTCATCGCTTCCCCACTCCTCCAAGTTGTTAGGTGTCAGTCAGATGAAGCTACAGAGAATGCTGGTGAAGTGAGTGACATTGGAATTGTTGGTGATGAAACTGATGATGCTCAAGACTTTGCGGATGGAGGCTTTCCTTCTGCTCCGGGAGTTGATACCATCTGTGTCTTCCCTAAGAATATTGCAAGATTGGTAAAAGGTGGTGAAGAGGCAGAGCTGCTTGTTGGTCTAAAAAAAAATGGGCAGTCAAGTTTGAATGTCGTTGCTATTAAGGCTAGTGTTCATCTTCCATTTGATCGTCATCTTCTTGTTCAAAACCTTGTTGTTCAGGTTTTCAACTATGGCTCTGTGCCATCATCAGCTCAGGCTAGTTTCCCATATATATTTTCTGTCAGCAAGTTCTTGCAGCCTGGACCGTTTGATCTTGTGGGCACCATTGTCTATGAGATGGACCAACACCCATACCAAAACACATTCTATAATGGAACAATTGAAGTTGTTAAGCCTGGTGTTTTATTCAGCATGGAATCTGTTTTTCTTTTTACTCTTGGAACTGCACTTCTTGTCCTACTTGGGCTATGGATTAATGGTCGAATACAGAACCTTAAGAAACCAGAACTCCTCCATCTGCCGGAAGAACAACCGTGA